One region of uncultured Sulfurimonas sp. genomic DNA includes:
- a CDS encoding 2-oxoacid:acceptor oxidoreductase family protein, with the protein MKYQIVIAGFGGQGVVFLVKVLAICAGNRNIAFLGTENHGMSQRGGSVSCDIKIGDFTNPVIDKNQADLMIALEKNEGLRNLAFLKLSGTLVTNAKDKDKYPELPFKGFAKIDAFKKAENGEFPIQGLNVYMLGFALVHDKEFPFSIQEVKDAITQMNAKVAAQNIIILEQAMRDAKESK; encoded by the coding sequence ATGAAGTATCAGATAGTAATAGCTGGATTTGGTGGTCAAGGTGTTGTTTTTTTGGTTAAAGTGTTAGCAATTTGTGCTGGTAATCGTAATATTGCGTTTTTAGGAACTGAAAATCATGGTATGAGTCAAAGAGGCGGTTCTGTCTCTTGTGACATCAAAATAGGTGATTTTACTAATCCTGTTATAGATAAAAATCAAGCTGACCTAATGATAGCACTAGAAAAAAACGAAGGTCTTAGAAATCTCGCCTTTTTAAAACTTAGTGGTACACTTGTTACTAATGCAAAAGATAAAGACAAATACCCTGAACTTCCTTTTAAAGGTTTTGCAAAGATAGATGCCTTTAAAAAAGCTGAAAATGGAGAGTTTCCAATACAAGGACTAAATGTTTATATGCTTGGGTTTGCTCTTGTTCATGACAAAGAGTTTCCCTTTAGTATTCAAGAAGTAAAAGATGCTATCACTCAAATGAATGCAAAAGTAGCTGCACAAAACATCATTATCTTAGAACAAGCGATGAGAGATGCCAAGGAGTCAAAATAA
- a CDS encoding phenylacetate--CoA ligase: MWNKIEGQPREKIAELQFERLKETLTRVYELTPFYKEKFDELGISPKDIKSLKDIKKLPFTKKQDLRNHYPFGLFTVPMSEVVRVHSSSGTTGKPTVVGYTQSDMDVWDEVMARVYTMAGATASDVVHNAYGYGLFTGGLGFDGGAKKIGATTIPASSGFTDRQVMLMKDFKATIMASTPSFALHMYESAKKTGSDYLKDFKLKSGVFGAEPTSDGLKEEVARVWGIDYHEVYGLSEIIGPGVSSNCKHSKLLHVNEDHFYPEIIDHKTGEVLPDGERGELVITSLTKQALPIIRYRTGDITSLHREPCGCGRTLVRMESIVGRVDDMIIVNGVNVYPSQVEHVIANTEGVTLNYQIIADKKGHLDKIDILVEVSDDVLSDSVAEMEKIKKDIQHSLANNLYINANVKLVEPRSIERSMGKAVRVVDKRV; this comes from the coding sequence ATGTGGAATAAAATAGAAGGCCAACCAAGAGAAAAAATAGCCGAGTTACAATTTGAAAGATTAAAAGAGACACTTACAAGAGTTTATGAACTGACTCCTTTTTATAAAGAAAAATTTGATGAACTTGGCATATCTCCTAAAGATATAAAATCTTTAAAAGATATAAAAAAATTACCTTTTACAAAAAAACAAGATTTAAGAAATCACTACCCTTTTGGACTCTTTACAGTTCCAATGAGTGAAGTTGTTAGAGTTCACAGCTCAAGCGGAACAACAGGAAAGCCAACTGTAGTTGGTTATACTCAATCTGATATGGATGTATGGGATGAAGTAATGGCTAGAGTCTATACTATGGCTGGAGCAACTGCTAGTGATGTTGTACACAATGCTTATGGTTATGGTCTTTTTACGGGTGGTCTTGGATTTGATGGTGGTGCTAAAAAAATTGGTGCTACTACTATTCCTGCAAGTAGTGGTTTTACAGATAGACAAGTTATGCTTATGAAAGATTTCAAAGCAACTATTATGGCATCTACTCCATCATTTGCACTTCATATGTATGAATCTGCTAAAAAAACTGGTAGTGATTACTTAAAAGATTTTAAATTAAAATCTGGTGTATTTGGAGCTGAACCTACAAGCGATGGACTTAAAGAAGAAGTTGCTCGTGTTTGGGGCATCGACTATCACGAAGTTTATGGACTAAGTGAAATTATAGGGCCAGGTGTAAGTTCAAACTGTAAACACTCTAAACTTCTTCATGTAAATGAGGATCACTTTTACCCTGAAATCATAGATCACAAAACTGGTGAAGTTCTACCAGACGGTGAGCGTGGAGAGTTAGTTATAACATCACTTACAAAACAAGCTCTTCCTATTATCCGTTACCGTACAGGTGATATCACTTCACTTCATCGTGAGCCATGTGGATGCGGAAGAACTTTAGTACGTATGGAGAGTATTGTAGGTCGTGTTGATGATATGATAATTGTTAATGGTGTAAATGTTTACCCTTCTCAAGTTGAACATGTTATTGCAAATACTGAGGGCGTTACACTAAACTATCAAATTATTGCAGATAAAAAAGGACATCTTGATAAAATAGATATCTTAGTTGAAGTTAGTGATGATGTACTTAGTGATTCAGTTGCTGAGATGGAAAAAATCAAAAAAGACATTCAGCACTCACTTGCAAACAACCTTTACATAAATGCAAATGTTAAACTTGTTGAACCTAGAAGTATTGAGAGAAGTATGGGTAAAGCCGTTAGAGTTGTGGATAAAAGGGTATAA